Proteins encoded together in one Quercus lobata isolate SW786 chromosome 3, ValleyOak3.0 Primary Assembly, whole genome shotgun sequence window:
- the LOC115980521 gene encoding calcium load-activated calcium channel homolog, with product MKTKTPNSSSSSSVAKVKISNKKSKNKKIDRIKTSLKESSRDLSLIKFKSSAVVALVLFIVFGLLNSLFDGKVMAKLSFKPFGIVMKMSDRGLHGDDVTDCSMPFLFQGEGNDDVVPP from the coding sequence ATGAAAACCAAAACCCCAAATTCCTCGTCCTCCTCTTCCGTCGCAAAAGTCAAAATCAGCAACAAGAAATCCAAGAACAAGAAGATCGATCGCATCAAGACGAGTCTCAAGGAATCTAGCCGCGACCTTTCTCTCATCAAGTTCAAGTCCAGTGCGGTGGTTGCACTTGTTCTCTTCATCGTTTTTGGGCTCCTCAACTCCTTGTTTGACGGCAAGGTTATGGCCAAATTATCGTTCAAGCCCTTCGGGATTGTCATGAAGATGAGCGATAGAGGATTACACGGTGACGATGTCACCGATTGTTCGATGCCATTTTTGTTTCAGGGGGAGGGGAACGACGACGTCGTTCCcccttaa
- the LOC115979902 gene encoding E3 ubiquitin-protein ligase RFI2 isoform X2: protein MSLSLVLQTGLMIHESQFSILYTVQKLFRICNVLQESFGIHWCPFGSLTRLPSSFEEGEFSSSAYHDLLGQHAIFAEQTAVSSTHPCPYIAYFGPIHPSSSNSNGNVPEAASLNNPWGPSVPSEMPTSYAFPAMDPHYHSWEHHSSPFPTSSSRIAAPDRPSVLPGTQRSARTSSDIPRSGSFMHPSFLVGHSSGGRPGSSVGSSMIPPYPGSNARARDRVQALQAYYQQQQPSNSTSMRTPIISGSRRSSNHRGMAQVGPVASSSDQTGAFYIVPPGSSGRNYQEAENPLSSQFHSWERDQRDHLPSFSLNQVDRESGWGSYHQAASGSDSSIRSSSFRQRHGSERTSAQNRS from the exons ATGAGCCTTTCTCTTGTCCTTCAAACAGGACTCATGATTCATGAAAGTCAGTTTAGCATCCTTTATACG GTTCAAAAGCTGTTTAGAATCTGCAATGTCCTCCAGGAG TCGTTCGGGATTCACTGGTGTCCATTTGGTAGCTTAACGCGTCTTCCTTCATCATTTGA GGAAGGGGAATTTTCGTCAAGTGCAT ATCATGATCTACTGGGGCAACATGCTATCTTTGCCGAACAGACAGCTGTATCATCTACTCATCCATGCCCATATATTGCTTACTTTGGACCAATCCATCCCTCATCCTCAAATTCCAATGGTAATGTTCCAGAGGCTGCTAGCTTAAATAATCCCTGGGGCCCATCAGTACCTAGTGAGATGCCCACTTCCTATGCTTTTCCTGCCATGGATCCTCATTATCACAGTTGGGAGCACCATTCCTCTCCCTTCCCTACGTCCAGCAGCCGTATTGCTGCACCTGATCGGCCTTCTGTTCTGCCTGGCACTCAAAGGTCGGCAAGGACCAGCTCTGATATACCAAGATCAGGATCTTTTATGCATCCATCATTCCTTGTTGGTCACAG TTCTGGTGGTAGACCAGGGAGTTCAGTGGGTTCTTCAATGATTCCTCCTTACCCTGGCAGTAATGCTCGAGCCCGTGATAGAGTCCAAGCTCTTCAGGCATACTATCAGCAACAGCAGCCAAGCAATTCAACATCCATGCGCACACCCATCATTTCTGGAAGCCGAAGATCCAGCAATCATAGAGGCATGGCTCAAGTGGGACCAGTGGCCTCATCATCTGACCAAACTGGTGCCTTTTATATTGTCCCACCAGGTTCATCAGGTCGTAACTATCAAGAAGCAGAAAATCCTCTGTCAAGTCAGTTCCATTCGTGGGAAAGAGATCAAAGAGATCACTTGCCGTCATTCTCATTGAACCAGGTTGACAGAGAGTCAGGTTGGGGGTCATATCACCAAGCTGCTAGTGGGTCAGATTCCAGTATCAGATCCAGCAGCTTCCGTCAAAGGCATGGATCCGAGAGGACATCTGCACAAAATCGGTCATAA